The segment ATCCGGCGATCGCGCGCCAGCTCGTCGAGCTGTTTGTCGTGCGCTTCGATCCGCGCACCGGCAGCACGCGCGACGCGCAGGCCGAGCAGCTGCTGAAGGCGATCGAGACCGCGCTCGACCAGGTGCCGAATCTCGACGAGGACCGGATCCTGCGCCAGTTCCTCGGCGTGATCAACGCGACCGAGCGCACCAACTACTACCGGCACGACGTGGACAGCGAGCCCAAGCCGTACCTGTCGTTCAAGTTCGATCCGGCGAAGGTGCCCGGCCTGCCCGAGCCGAAGCCGATGTTCGAGATCTGGGTGTATTCGCCGCGCGTCGAGGGCGTGCACCTGCGCGGCGGGCGCGTCGCGCGCGGCGGCCTGCGCTGGTCCGACCGCCGCGAGGATTTCCGCACCGAAGTGCTCGGCCTGATGAAGGCGCAGATGGTGAAGAACGTCGTGATCGTGCCGGTCGGCTCGAAAGGCGGCTTCGTCGTGAAAAACCCGCCGCCGCCGAGCGACCGCGAAGCGTGGATGCGTGAAGGCGTCGCGTGCTACCAGACGTTCCTGCGCGGCCTGCTCGACCTGACCGACAACCTCGCCGGCAATGCGATCGTGCCGCCGCCGGACATCGTGCGGCACGATCCCGATGATCCGTATCTGGTCGTCGCGGCCGACAAGGGCACGGCCACCTTCTCCGACTACGCGAACGCGATCTCGCACGAATACGGCTTCTGGCTCGACGATGCGTTCGCGTCGGGCGGCTCGGTCGGCTACGACCACAAGAAAATGGCGATCACCGCGCGCGGCGCGTGGGAATCGGTCAAGCGGCATTTCCGCGAGATGGGCGTCGACACGCAGGCGGCCGACTTCACGGTGGTCGGCGTCGGCGACATGTCGGGCGACGTGTTCGGCAACGGCATGCTGCTGTCGCCGCACATCCGGCTCGTCGCCGCGTTCGACCACCGGCACGTGTTCCTCGACCCAAACCCCGATCCGGCCGCGAGCTTCGCGGAGCGCGCGCGGCTGTTCGCGCTCGAACGGTCGAGCTGGGCCGACTACGATTCGGCTGCGATCTCCGCCGGCGGCGGCGTCTATCCGCGCACCGCGAAGACGATCCCGCTGTCGGCCGCCGTGCAGGCCGCGCTCGGCATCGACGCGGCCGCGCTCGCGCCGAACGAATTGATCCGCGCGATCCTGCAGGCGCCGGTCGACCTGCTGTACAACGGCGGGATCGGCACCTACGTGAAGGCGGCCCGCGAGACCAATGCGCAGGTCGGCGACCGTGCGAACGACGCGGTGCGCGTGAACGGCTCCGACCTGCGCTGCAAGGTGGTCGGAGAAGGCGGCAACCTCGGCTTCACGCAGTTCGGGCGCATCGAGTTCGCGCAGCGCGGCGGGCGCGTCAACACCGACGCGATCGACAACTCGGCCGGCGTCGACTGTTCGGATCACGAAGTCAACATCAAGATCCTGCTCGGGCTGGTGGTCGCGGACGGCGAAATGACCGAAAAGCAGCGCAACGCGCTGCTCGCCGAAATGACCGACGAAGTCGGGCTGCTCGTGCTGCGCGACAACTATTACCAGACCCAGGCGCTGTCGATCGCGGGCCGCTACACCATCGAGCTGCTCGACGCCGAGGCGCGGCTGATGCGCTGGCTCGAACGCGCCGGGCGGCTGAATCGCGTGATCGAGTTCCTGCCGACCGACGACGAGATCGCCGAGCGCCAGGCCGCGAAGCTCGGCCTCACGTCGCCGGAGCGCGCGGTGCTGCTCGCGTACAGCAAGATGTGGCTGTACGACGCGCTGCTCGACTCCGACGTGCCGGAAGACCCGCTCGTCGCCGGGATGCTGGTCGACTATTTCCCGAAGCCGCTGCAGCAGCGCTTCAGCGAGCCGATGCGCCGCCATCCGCTGCGCCGCGAGATTCTTGCAACCCACCTGACGAACGCGCTCGTCAACCGGGTCGGCTGCGCGTTCGTGCACCGGCTGATGGAGGAAACCGATGCGAAACCGGGCGACATCGTGCGCGCGTGCATCATGGCGCGCGACGTGTTCGATCTCGACGCGGTCTGGCGCGACATCGACGCGCTCGACAACCGCGTCGCCGACGACGTGCAGGCGCGCATGTTCGTCGACGTCGCGCGGCTGCTCGAACGCGCGGCGCTGTGGTTCCTGCGGCACCTGCAGGCGGGCGCGATCGGCGACGGCGGCGTCGGCGAACTGCTCGCGCGCTGCCGCGACGCCGCCGAGCGGCTCGCGCCGCAACTGCCGGCGCTGCTGCCGGCCGCCGATCTCGACGCGCTGTCCGAGCGGCAGCGCGTGCTGGTCGACGCGGGCGTCGACGGTGCGCTCGCGGTGCGGGTCGCGAGCGGCGACATCTCGGCCGCGCTGCTCGACATCGCCGAGGTGGCCGCGACCTGCAACCGCAGCCTGGAACTCGTCGCGGGCGTCTACTTCGCGCTCGGCACGCAGCTCAACTACGGCTGGATCAGCGAACGCGCGGCGGCCCTGCCGACGCCGACGCACTGGGACATGATGGCGCGCGCGGCGGCGCTCGCGGACATCGCGCGCCTCAAGCGCGCGCTGACCATCAGCGCGCTCGGCGAAGCCACCGAAGCGGCGACGCCGGAGGCGATCGTCGACGCATGGCGCGGCCGGCGCGAGGCCGCGCTCGAACGCTATGCGCACCTGCTCGCCGACCTGCGCGCGACCGGCGGCGCGAGCCTCGCCGTGCTGCTCGTGATCGTGCGGGAGATGGCGGTGCTCGAACGGGCGTAAACGTTGCGGGCAAAAGCGGGCGCTCTGCCGCGCGGTCCGGCTCGAATACGCGTCGTTGAACCGGACCAACGCAACCCCGCCCCGCGTCCGGCGCCGCTCAACCTTGCCCACGCCATGGGAATCCTGTCGATCCGGGCGACAGCAGGCACAATACGGGGCATTAGTGCCGCCGACGCACCAGCGCTCGACATCCAAACCGCGTGACGGCGCGCCGCCGGAATCCGATCCTTCCCCGCTGTCATGACCCACACAAGCCCCGACCGCGCCGCCGCGCCCGCGCGCCCGACGAACTCACCGCGTTTCCTGCTGCTGGTGATCTGCCTGTTCGCGTCCGCCGGACAGCTCGCGATCGACATCTACGTGCCCGCGCTGCCCGCGATGGCCCGCTATTTCGCGACGTCGCCGCAGGCGATCCAGTCGAGCGTGTCCGCCTACCTGGCCGCCTACGCGTTCAGCCAGCTCGTGTTCGGGCCGATCGCCGACGCCTACGGGCGCAAGCGCGTGCTCGCGTTCGGGCTCGTCGTCTACACGATCGGCTGCCTGCTGTCGCTCGGCGCGCCGAACCTGGAAACGTTCATCCTCGCCCGCTGCCTGCAGGGCTTCGGCATCGCGACCACCAACCTGCTCGCGAAGGCGATCATTACCGATTCGTTCACGGGGCAGGCGCTGATGCATGCGTTCACCTACATGTCGATCGCATGGGGACTCGCGCCGATCGTCGCGCCGGTGATCGGCGCGCACCTGCAGACGTGGTTCGGCTGGCAGGCCTGCCTGGTGTTCCTGCTCGCATACTCGTTCGTCATGTGGGCGCTGCTGTGGCGCTATCGCGAGACGCTGCCGCGCCCTGTGCCCCTCGCGCCGCGCACGCTGATGACGAACGCCGGCAAGGTGCTGTCGAGCCCGGTGTTCCACAGCTGCTTCCTCGCGCAGGGGCTGTGCTACAGCATCCTGCTCGTGTTCAACATCGTCGGGCCGTTCATGGTGCAGACCACGCTGCACAAGCCGCCGACCTTCTTCGGCTATCTCGCGCTCGGCATCGGGATGATGTACTTCCTCGGCGGGCTGTCGAACCGCGTGCACGGCCCGCGCCTGCCGAGCGCCGAGCGGCGGCTGCAGATCGGCGCGCGCGCGATGGCCGGCGCCGCGATCGCGATGCTCGTGCTGGCGCTGACGGTCGGCCTGCGCGTGTGGACGCTCGCGACGCCCGTGCTCGCGATGGGGTTCTGCGCCGGCGCGATGTATCCGACGCTGATGGCGAAGGGCAATTCGCTGTTCCCGCACATCGCGGGCCTGACGAGCGCGATCCTCGGCTGCGCGCTGCTGCTGGTGTCGTCGGCAATGATGGGGCTGGCCGGCTTCGTGTCGGTGCAGGTGCTGACGCCGCTCGCGGTGTTCTTCGTGATCCTCGCGCTCACGGTCGTCGCGATGGTCAGGAAGCTGCTGCGCCATCTCGCGCAGATGCAGCCCGCGGCGGTCGTGCGCGGCGGCGAGGTCGCGTAGGCTTGGGGACGGTTGCGATGCAACCGCCCCCGTCGCCATCAGCGCTCGACAACCCGCCCGTTCGTCACCGGACCGCGGGCGCCCGACGACGCCGCGCTGCGCGCCGCCGCGTGTGCGAACAGCGCGTCGAGATCGAAGCCCGCCGTGTCGATCCCGATCGTATCGCGCAGGCACGCGCTCCACGCGGCCGCGTCGTCGAAGGTGACCGTCGTTTTCACCGCCCCGCTCGTATCGCGCTGCGTGAACACGGCGTTGAGCATCGACGCGCGCCCCTCGGGCTGCACACGGCACGCGATCAGGTCGTTGACGAACAGCGAATCGGGATACGTCGACGTGAACCAGCTCGCGGCCTCGTAATCGATCCATTCGGCCCGCTTCAGCGAGAACCGGTAGGTCGTCTGCCAGCCGTCCGGCGTCTCGCACTGCATGTCGAGCTCGCCCGCGACCGGCGCGTCGACGACGCGGAACGCGCCGTGCGGCGTCAGTTGGCGCTCGCCCGGCAGATGACGCACCGGGGCGGTCAGCGTCGCCGTGCCGAAACCGATGTCCGCGAACCAGGCGGCATCGTCGAGATCGACGCGCAGCAGCATGTGCGTCTGCGCGGTGACGTCTTCCGGCGCGCGCATCCAGCGCACGCGCGCGATCAGCGGCGTGACGCGAAAGCCGATTTGCGTGAGCGCGGTGTAGAACAGCTTGTTCAGTTCGAAGCAGTAGCCGCCGCGCCGCCGCTCGACCAGTTTGTCGACGATTGCGGGCAAGTCGAGCGCGACGCGCGCGCCGGTCAGCGGGTTGAGGTTTTCGAACGGGATCGCCTGCGGATGCAGCAGGTGGAGGCGGCGCAGCACGTCGAGGGTCGGCGTGACGGGGCCGTCGTAGCCGATGCGGGCGAAATAGCGTGAGAGGTCGAACGAGTCAGTCATGAGCCGGCACCGTGAGCAAGGAGGCCACACGATAGCACCGGCCGAAATCCCCATGCCGTGCAAGGTCATCGTAAGCGACGACCCTGCACCCGGGCGGACGGCTGCGTTACGGCAGCAGCTTCAGCGCCGAGGTCGCGACCGACGGCACCGAGATGCCCTGGCTCGTCGCGAACTGGACGGCCTGGCTCAGCGTCGTCGCGAGCGACTGCAACTGGCCGGGCGCGCTTTGCGCGATATACGACGCGGCCTGCGCGTTCTGCGGATTCAGGCCCGCCTGCAGCAGCTCGGCCGGGTTCGTCGAGCTGAGGCTGCCGAGCCCCGACTGCAGCTGCGAATACTGCGTGAGGCCCTGGCCGAGCGACGCGAGGCCGTTGCTGAACGCCTGCTTGTCGACCGGGCCGCGTGCGGCGCCGCCCGACGCGAACGCCTGGCCCAGCGCCTGCGACACCGATTGCTGCGCGCCGCCCATCTGCGACAGCGCGGCCGGCGTCAGCATGGTGCCGCCGCTGCCCAGCAGGCTCGCCGCCTGCTGCGCCTGGCCCGCCGCGCCGGTGAGTCCCATCGCCGACGCGAGCGACGACTGTCCCGCCAGCACCTGCTGATTCGCGCCGACATACGCCTGCAGCAGTTGCCCGATCCCGCCCTGCGCCGGCGTCGCCTGCTGCTGCCCGCCGCCGAGCAGCGATGCGCCCAGCGATTGAAGGTCGAGCTGCGCGTGCGCGGCGCCGCTCAGCAGCGCGCCGCAAACGGCGCCCGCCCACGCCAGACGCTTGCCCGTCGCGCGAATCGTGTTCATGTCCTGTTCTCCCGTGCCGGAATGATGAGGCGGATATTTTCGAAGCCGGCAACGCGACGCCGCAACGATTGATACACATCGATACGAAATCGCGAGCACCGGCCGCTTGAAAATCCGCCGCGATCCGTAACGGGCGTGCGCATTCGCACGCATCCGCTGCGCGATATCAAGGCCGCCTCGCCATTCATTCCTGTTGCGCAGCAATATCCGGCAGGCGGAGTGGCCCACCCGTGCGCACGATTGCCGCTTACGCGGCCATCCAGCCCGGCTGCCGCTGCCCGACCCAGTCGGCCGCCTGCTCGTAGCCGCGCGCGAGCTGCAGCACCGCCAGGTCCGCGCGCGGCCGGCCGATCAGCTGCATCCCCATCGGCAGCCCGGCCGCGTTGAAACCGACCGGCACGCTGATCACCGGGCAGCCCGCGAGCGTCCACGGCATGACCGTCTCCATCCAGCGGTGATAGGTGTCCATCGCGCGGCCCGCGATCTGCTGCGGCCAGCGCGCGTCCACGTCGAACGGGAACACCTGCGCGGTCGGCGCGGCGATGAAGTCGTAGCGCTCGAAAAAGCCGAGCAGCGTCTGGTGCCACGCGGTGCGCTCGACGCTCGCGTCGAAGATCGCCTGCCCCGGCAGCGCGAGCAATCCCTCGACCTCGTAGATCGCCTCCGGCTTCAGCAGCGCGCGCCGCGCCGGATCGCGGTAGTGCGCAAGCAGCCCGCCGCCGGACAGGAAGTGCCGGTGCGCGAGCCAGATCCGCCAGAGCCGTTCCGGCGCGAACGCCGGCAGCGCGGCATCGATGTCGCAGCCGATCTCGCGCAGCGTCGCGAGCCCCGTCTCGCACTGCGCGAGCACGCCGGGCTCGGTCGCCAGATAGCCGTTCCAGTCGCCGACCCACGCGACGCGCTTGCCTTGCAGGTCCGCGTCGAGCGGCTGCGCGAACACGGCCGGATCCTCCGCGAGCGACAGCGGATCGTGCGGGTCGTAGCCGGCCTGGATCGCGAGCAGGTTCGCGACGTCGCCGACGGTGCGCCCCATCGGACCCTCGATCCCGAGCTGCTGCACGAACACGTCGACGCCCGGCCAGCGCGGCACGCGGCCCTGCGACGGCCGGAAGCCGTAGATGTTGCAGAACGCCGCCGGATTGCGCAGCGAGCCGCCGAAATCGCTGCCGTCCGCGACCGGCAGCATTCGCGATGCGAGCGCGGCCGCCGTGCCGCCGCTGCTGCCGCCGGCGCTTTTCGTCAGGTCATACGGATTGCGCGTCGCGCCGTAGATGTCGTTGAACGTATGCGAGCCGAGACCGAATTCCGGCGTGTTGGTCTTGCCGATGAAGATCGCGCCGGCCGCGCGCATCCGCGCGACGCCGACGGAATCGGCCTGCGGCACGTGATGGCGGAAGATCGGCGAACCGAACGTCGTCGCGATGCCCTTCGTCATCGCGAGATCCTTCGGCGCCTGCGGAATGCCGTGCAGCCAGCCGTGATGCTCGCCGCGCGCGAGCGCCGCATCCTTCTGCGCGGCCTCGGCGACGAGCGCGTCCCGGTCGCGCAGCGCGACGATCGCGTTGACCGCGCCGTTTACGCGCCCGATGTGGTCGAGGTACGCGTTCATCGTCTCGACGCACGACACGTCCTTGCGGCGGATCGCCGACGCGAGCTCGCTCGCGGACAGGCGCACGATCGGATCGACGGGAATGGAGGCGGGAGCGAGAAGCGGCGAGGCGCCGTGCGGCATGCGAGGTCTCCTGGAAAAACGGACACGAATGGCGGGCGGCACGGCCGGATGCGTCGCGCCGCCGCCGACGCTCTACTCTACGCGACGCCGCACCGGCGACTTCCGATATTTTCCGTGCGGATTCATTGCGGTTCCGACTGAATCGCCGCGGCCCGGGCGCCGGGGCCGATGAAAACGTTTATGCGCATAAACTTAAATTTCTTATATTTCTAATTAGCAGAACATGGTCGTCTGGCACCGGACGTGTTAACAACATTTTTACGTCACCGCCCGATCTCTTTAGATCGTTCCGGCCGGCCGCGAGCTACGCTGCAAGCATCTCAATCGTCGGACATCACTCATGCTCAAGCTGCTGGTTCCGGTCGGCCACTCGCCCCGCTCGCTGCAGGCGGTGCGCCATGCGACCTTCCTCTACCGGGAACGGTGCGCGTCGGAAATCGTGTTGCTCAACGTCCAGCCGCCGCTGGAGTCGACCCGGCTCGAGGCCTACCATCCGCTGTCGCGGCTCCGCGAGATCGAACAGCATTTCTCGGAAGGCGAGCTGGCGAAGGCCGAGCGGATCCTGAAGGATGCCGACGTCGCGTACCGGGTCGTGATGAAGGTCGGCCCCGTCGCCGACACGATCGCCGCCGTGGCCGCCGAGCACGGCTGCGATGAAATCGTCGTCGTCGCGCCGCGTCGCGATCCATTTCATAGCGTGATGTCGCTGTTCCGCCGCAGTGTGCTCGACCGGCTCGTGCGGATTTCGACTATTCCGGTAACGGCGGTTCAGTAGGCGTAGGATTCGTCGGGATCGACGGCCAGCAGCCGGCAATCGCCGGCACCGTGTCGGCCGTCATCGCGTAGATGCTGGGCGCCGACAGCTTCATCGTGATCGTCCGTCCCTGTCCGTTGCTCGCCTCTCCCCAGAACGCTGTGCGCTTGACGGTTCGAGCTCACGCCGTCGGGCATCCGCGGCGACAAGCAACCGGATTCAAGTGCCGGTGATGGAGCGGCCGAGTATCAGCGCCGTTGCGCACCATACTTCACACGTTCACGCAATCGAAGCGAGATCGTCATAGCGTGGGCAACCGGTCGAAGCCCTCCAGGCGCGCAACCGGCGGCCGCACCTCGGTGATGTCGATTCCGTCGACGAGTGCGGCAGGCATCCCCTCGCTCAGCCACGCACACATCTCGTCGAGCTGCTTCGGCGAGCCCTGCAGCATCGCCTCCACCGAGCCGTCCATGCGATTCCTCACCCAGCCGGTCACGCCCATCACCGTTGCGTGCCGCACGCACGCTTCGCGGTAGCCGATCCCCTGCACCCGTCCGTGCACACGCACCAGCCGGGTTTCGAGCCCAATGTCGTCGGATTCCATGCGTGGTCCTCCCGGTCGTGCCCCGCAATCGCCGTCATGCGGGTTCATTGCAATATCGAGTTCGCGTCTACACGAACCATACTAATAGCTGCACGCAGTATCGCTACCGGAGGATTGCCATGCCGACCTACCAGTATCGTTGCGAAAAGTGCGGCAAAACGTTCGAGAGTGTCGAGCATCTCGCCGAACATCAAACGGCTCATCCGCGCTGCCCCGATTGCGGAAGCGAACAGGTTCAACACGTGCCTACGACCTTCGTTCCGAAGACATCGAGAAAGAGCTGATCCTGCTATGGATGACGATCTGCCGTCGAGACACTGCGCGCCGTGTCGCGGCGGCGTTCCGCCGCTGACGGAAGCACAGGCCGCGGCGTGGCTCGCCCGGACGCAGGGATGGACGCTCGCCGACGGCGGCCAGCGGATCGAGCGCAGGTTCGGCTTCAGGAATTTCACGCAGGCATACGCGTTCGTTGCCGACGTCGCACGCATCGCGGACGAGGAAGGCCACCATCCCGACATCTGTTTCGGCTGGGGCTGGGCCACCGTTTCATGGCAGACCAAGAAGATCAACGGCCTGCATGAAAACGACTTCATCATGGCGGCGAAGACGAACCAGCTTGCCGGGTCGTAAGACGGCGGATGCCCGGTTGCCGGCCGCCGCATCAACGCGAGGTTGGACATGGGTCAAACGAAACTGACTGCTCACCTGCCGACGGTCGACATCGAGATCACGCGGCACGAGCTCCCGGAACGGAACGCGGAGGCAATGACCATCCGCATCACCGCGACGCCGTCGTTCGACGCCGCAGCGCAATGGCTGTTGCAGACGGGCCTGTTCCCGATCGCTCAGCCGTTTGCGCTGTGGGCCGATCTCATGCAGTTCTGGCAACGTGCGTGGTATCCCGCGTGGCAGCCGTGGCTGCCGATCGATTGCCCGCCGGTGCGGCCGCTCGAGGAACCGGACTAGTTTCCCTCTCCGCGAAACAACCGCCGTTAGCGCTCAGTCAGCTCCCCGACACAAAGTATTCACAAAAGATCATTTACCCGTTACAATCCGTCCCCTCTTGCTCAGGTGGCGGAATTGGTAGACGCACTATCTTGAGGGGGTAGCGCCGAGAGGCGTGCGGGTTCGAGTCCCGCCCTGAGCACCAGAACATGTTCCTCCGAATTCCTCCGCGGCCGCGAAGACATCAATAAATCAATGCGCCGAAGGAAATTTCGCTCCTGAGGAGTCCGGCCAAGTTCGTCGAGAGCCCGAGCTACATCGGGGTACTTTCACGAGCATCGCCTCATACTGCCCCGCCATGTCAGATCACCCCCAATAAAGCAGCCTTGAGCGCCGCCTCCGTCTTGTTCTTCGCCCCGAGCTTTCTTATGAGATTTCTTAAATGAAAGTTCACCGTCGACGTGCTCAAGTACAGCTGCCTTGCTATTTCCTTGGCTGTCCGACCATCGGCGGTATGCTTGAGCACTGCTTTTTCCTTCTTGCTTAGCTCGATTCTTGGGAAAAAATCGGGATCGGATGCGAGCGTGCGTGCAAAAATCGAACGCAGCGACAGCTCGATACGCCGCAACTCCGTCGTGATTGCCGCAAGCTCCCCCGCGGAAATCGGAATCTCGTCGCGCGCCAGCGAAAAGACCGAGAAAACACCGTTCATCAGCCTGTTAATCACCGTAAGCCCGATCGAGGCGCCTGCAATTTGCAACTCTCTCCACAAGAGGGGATCGTCGACGAACGCCTTTTCCGACCAGATTACAGGTCGATCCACCGAATCGATGTCGGAGAGGTTGCCGGTATGCACCAAATCGCCCTCGCAATATAGCTGGACCAAATGCGATGGAAGCGTCGAGTACACCGCGAATGTGGGAGCGGTTATCGGTATGCCCGTTCTGAATGCATAGAAAGAAAACTTGAACCGGGAATGAATGGGTGAGCTTTCGAAAACCGCTTGAATCTCTCGCGCGTTTGCGTGGACGAAATTGACGGTGATCTTCTTCGCTGCCGCCATGACCATGGCAATCTCCAGATTCGACGAACCCCAATACGGCTGCGCTCAATGTCGACCGAACCTGTTCCCGTAAACCCTCGTCGAATCGGAACGTGCTGCAGGCCGATGAGTGAAAATCACTGTAGGAGTGGAAAGGCGGTTTTTCCATTACACGTGATTACAGGTGATGGCGTCGTCAACCTGATCGGCAAGCGGGCGAGCGAGGCCAGCGGAAGGGGTAATCGATCATCTTACGCGGCCATACATGCGCACGACGCCTCTTCCCAGGTCGCGATTGGAATTCTTCGCCTGATTGTTCAATATCTTGTACTGCTGATGCTCGATCTTCAGGCGCGGC is part of the Burkholderia ubonensis subsp. mesacidophila genome and harbors:
- a CDS encoding NAD-glutamate dehydrogenase codes for the protein MEAKNEEVVAHLLSDVVEFARERLPEATFRIVEPFLRHYYDFVDADDLQSRGIADLYGAAMAHWQTAQKFVPGSERLRVYNPILEQHGWHSDHTVIEIVNDDMPFLVDSVSMAVNRLGLALHSAMHPVFRIWRSKNGNIERVDVGGLATDDGHSQLASFIHFEVDRCGDAAMLNTLRNDIARVLGDVRASVEDWPKIVDIARNTIKELKARETSAEDIEARAFLEWMVADHFTFLGQRDYALVSHGTGFALRGIEGTGVGILREALRAPGTPDETPLPPAAAEIIHGAWPIFLTKANSRATVHRPGYLDYVGVKLVGPDGKVNGERRFIGLYTSTAYFVSCSEIPIVRRKCANIVRRAGFLPKGHLGKSLVTVLETYPRDELFQADEDQLYDIALGVLRLQEHQRTRLFVRRDRFDRFVSCLVYVPRDKYNTDLRRRIARLLVDAFKGVNVEFTPLLSESAIARIHFVVHAEPGTMPDVDTRELETRLIQVSRRWQDDLSDALLDAFGEEQGNRLLQRYGDSFPAGYRDDYPARTAVRDIELIERVNGTERLAMNLYRPIEAEARAFRFKVYRSGDPIALSRSLPMLEHLGVRVDEERPYRIQAQDGTPAWVHDFGLELVDDTEFDIERVKGLFEEAFDRIWSGRIENDDFNRLVLRAHLSAREVTILRAYAKYLRQVGSTFSDAYIERALTGNPAIARQLVELFVVRFDPRTGSTRDAQAEQLLKAIETALDQVPNLDEDRILRQFLGVINATERTNYYRHDVDSEPKPYLSFKFDPAKVPGLPEPKPMFEIWVYSPRVEGVHLRGGRVARGGLRWSDRREDFRTEVLGLMKAQMVKNVVIVPVGSKGGFVVKNPPPPSDREAWMREGVACYQTFLRGLLDLTDNLAGNAIVPPPDIVRHDPDDPYLVVAADKGTATFSDYANAISHEYGFWLDDAFASGGSVGYDHKKMAITARGAWESVKRHFREMGVDTQAADFTVVGVGDMSGDVFGNGMLLSPHIRLVAAFDHRHVFLDPNPDPAASFAERARLFALERSSWADYDSAAISAGGGVYPRTAKTIPLSAAVQAALGIDAAALAPNELIRAILQAPVDLLYNGGIGTYVKAARETNAQVGDRANDAVRVNGSDLRCKVVGEGGNLGFTQFGRIEFAQRGGRVNTDAIDNSAGVDCSDHEVNIKILLGLVVADGEMTEKQRNALLAEMTDEVGLLVLRDNYYQTQALSIAGRYTIELLDAEARLMRWLERAGRLNRVIEFLPTDDEIAERQAAKLGLTSPERAVLLAYSKMWLYDALLDSDVPEDPLVAGMLVDYFPKPLQQRFSEPMRRHPLRREILATHLTNALVNRVGCAFVHRLMEETDAKPGDIVRACIMARDVFDLDAVWRDIDALDNRVADDVQARMFVDVARLLERAALWFLRHLQAGAIGDGGVGELLARCRDAAERLAPQLPALLPAADLDALSERQRVLVDAGVDGALAVRVASGDISAALLDIAEVAATCNRSLELVAGVYFALGTQLNYGWISERAAALPTPTHWDMMARAAALADIARLKRALTISALGEATEAATPEAIVDAWRGRREAALERYAHLLADLRATGGASLAVLLVIVREMAVLERA
- a CDS encoding multidrug effflux MFS transporter; this translates as MTHTSPDRAAAPARPTNSPRFLLLVICLFASAGQLAIDIYVPALPAMARYFATSPQAIQSSVSAYLAAYAFSQLVFGPIADAYGRKRVLAFGLVVYTIGCLLSLGAPNLETFILARCLQGFGIATTNLLAKAIITDSFTGQALMHAFTYMSIAWGLAPIVAPVIGAHLQTWFGWQACLVFLLAYSFVMWALLWRYRETLPRPVPLAPRTLMTNAGKVLSSPVFHSCFLAQGLCYSILLVFNIVGPFMVQTTLHKPPTFFGYLALGIGMMYFLGGLSNRVHGPRLPSAERRLQIGARAMAGAAIAMLVLALTVGLRVWTLATPVLAMGFCAGAMYPTLMAKGNSLFPHIAGLTSAILGCALLLVSSAMMGLAGFVSVQVLTPLAVFFVILALTVVAMVRKLLRHLAQMQPAAVVRGGEVA
- a CDS encoding arylamine N-acetyltransferase family protein, which gives rise to MTDSFDLSRYFARIGYDGPVTPTLDVLRRLHLLHPQAIPFENLNPLTGARVALDLPAIVDKLVERRRGGYCFELNKLFYTALTQIGFRVTPLIARVRWMRAPEDVTAQTHMLLRVDLDDAAWFADIGFGTATLTAPVRHLPGERQLTPHGAFRVVDAPVAGELDMQCETPDGWQTTYRFSLKRAEWIDYEAASWFTSTYPDSLFVNDLIACRVQPEGRASMLNAVFTQRDTSGAVKTTVTFDDAAAWSACLRDTIGIDTAGFDLDALFAHAAARSAASSGARGPVTNGRVVER
- a CDS encoding amidase; protein product: MPHGASPLLAPASIPVDPIVRLSASELASAIRRKDVSCVETMNAYLDHIGRVNGAVNAIVALRDRDALVAEAAQKDAALARGEHHGWLHGIPQAPKDLAMTKGIATTFGSPIFRHHVPQADSVGVARMRAAGAIFIGKTNTPEFGLGSHTFNDIYGATRNPYDLTKSAGGSSGGTAAALASRMLPVADGSDFGGSLRNPAAFCNIYGFRPSQGRVPRWPGVDVFVQQLGIEGPMGRTVGDVANLLAIQAGYDPHDPLSLAEDPAVFAQPLDADLQGKRVAWVGDWNGYLATEPGVLAQCETGLATLREIGCDIDAALPAFAPERLWRIWLAHRHFLSGGGLLAHYRDPARRALLKPEAIYEVEGLLALPGQAIFDASVERTAWHQTLLGFFERYDFIAAPTAQVFPFDVDARWPQQIAGRAMDTYHRWMETVMPWTLAGCPVISVPVGFNAAGLPMGMQLIGRPRADLAVLQLARGYEQAADWVGQRQPGWMAA
- a CDS encoding universal stress protein, which encodes MLKLLVPVGHSPRSLQAVRHATFLYRERCASEIVLLNVQPPLESTRLEAYHPLSRLREIEQHFSEGELAKAERILKDADVAYRVVMKVGPVADTIAAVAAEHGCDEIVVVAPRRDPFHSVMSLFRRSVLDRLVRISTIPVTAVQ
- a CDS encoding acylphosphatase: MESDDIGLETRLVRVHGRVQGIGYREACVRHATVMGVTGWVRNRMDGSVEAMLQGSPKQLDEMCAWLSEGMPAALVDGIDITEVRPPVARLEGFDRLPTL
- a CDS encoding FmdB family zinc ribbon protein, producing the protein MPTYQYRCEKCGKTFESVEHLAEHQTAHPRCPDCGSEQVQHVPTTFVPKTSRKS
- a CDS encoding 4a-hydroxytetrahydrobiopterin dehydratase; this translates as MDDDLPSRHCAPCRGGVPPLTEAQAAAWLARTQGWTLADGGQRIERRFGFRNFTQAYAFVADVARIADEEGHHPDICFGWGWATVSWQTKKINGLHENDFIMAAKTNQLAGS
- a CDS encoding LuxR C-terminal-related transcriptional regulator; the protein is MVMAAAKKITVNFVHANAREIQAVFESSPIHSRFKFSFYAFRTGIPITAPTFAVYSTLPSHLVQLYCEGDLVHTGNLSDIDSVDRPVIWSEKAFVDDPLLWRELQIAGASIGLTVINRLMNGVFSVFSLARDEIPISAGELAAITTELRRIELSLRSIFARTLASDPDFFPRIELSKKEKAVLKHTADGRTAKEIARQLYLSTSTVNFHLRNLIRKLGAKNKTEAALKAALLGVI